The Sphingomonas crocodyli genome contains the following window.
CATGCTCCTCGCCATCGTCGATGTGCGATTTGCGCGAATCCAGATCGTCCTCGGCCGCCGCGGTGATGCCCAGAAGGGCGGCGATGTCGACCGCGCCATGATCGGCACGCACGATCTTCACGCCGGGGCGCGTCTCGGCCCCGACCTGCTGCTCGACACCCGCCAGCGCATCGGCCGAAACCAGATCGGTCTTGTTGAGCACGACCATGTCGGCGCAGGCGAGCTGTTCCTCGAACAACTCCTCCAGCGGGCTGTCATGGTCCAGCGTCGGATCGGCCGCGCGCGCCGCCGCCAGCGCAGCCTCGTCGGTCGCGAAGCGCCCCGCCGCCACCGCATCGGCATCGATCAGCGCGACCACGCCGTCCACGGTCGCCCGCGTGCGGATGTCGGGCCATTGGAACGCCTTCACCAGCGGCTTGGGCAGGGCGAGGCCCGACGTCTCGATGATGATATGTTCGGGCGGATTCGGCCGATCGAGCAGCTTCATCATCGTCGGCAGGAAATCGTCGGCCACGGTGCAGCAGATGCAGCCGTTCGCCAGTTCGACGATATCGTCCTCGGGGCATGCCTCGTCATTGCAGCCCTTCACCAGTTCGCCGTCGACGCCGACATCGCCGAACTCGTTGATGACGAGCGCGAGGCGGCGGCCCTTGGCGTTCTGCAGCAGGTGGCGGATCAGGGTGGTCTTGCCCGCCCCCAGGAATCCGGTGATGACGGTGGCTGGAATCTTACTCATCTTGTCGATCCTTCCGGCGTCGGACGACAAGGCGGGGGGCTAGGCCTTTCGGCACGACGCGCCTGTCGGCCGGACGCCTGAAGCGACCGACACGCACGTCCCACGCGGCCCCCGCCGCTTGCACGTCGCTCAGCCGGACAAGCCGTGCCGTGGCCATCCCCTGGGCCAGGGCAAGAGCGACCAGACGCCGGCAGGTCTCCTGGCTCGCGGGTCGTCACCCGATGCACGCCTTCCCAGACCTGTCGGTCCAGTGGCTGCCGGTCGGGAAGGACCGGCCTGTGCATCGCGCTCGCCGCTTACAGTTGCAGGGACAGCCGCGGATTGGGATGCCAGGCATCCGCACCGCATTCCCATTCAATCCCCTTGCGGGGAACCGACGCGATCGAACGCGGCTTTAGGAAGGATCGCCCGCCCCCGCAAGCGGCAGGAAGGGCGTGACGACATCGGCGCCGATCCGCGCCAGCCGCCCCGTCTCGCGATCGAGCATCCCCCATTGCGATGTCGTCGATACCAACAGCTTGCCCGTCGCATCGGTAAAGCGCGCCATGCGGGTGCAGCGCAGCCCCTGCGGCAGGCCGTCGATCCAGGTTTCGACAATGATCTCGGCGCCCACGCCCACATTGGCGCGATAGTCGATCTCATGCTTCAGCACGATGCCGACCAGCCGGTCGCGATCCTCGTCGCGCGCGGCGGCATACCAGTGGGCGGCCGCGATATCCTGCAGCCACAGCAGCCACACCGCATTGTTCACATGGCCCATCTCGTCGATATGCTGCGGCTCGACGCGGAAGGTCGCGCGGAAGCGTCGGTCGGGCGCGATTCCCCCTGCGATCGGCGTCCCGTCGGGCCGGAACCCCAGTCGGCGAGTTGAAAAATCCCAATCCATCGTCAAAGACCCTGTCATGCGGCCATTCAACGCCGCGAAAGGTCCGATCCGCTATCAGATCGGCACATCATGGGCGATTTGTGATTTCCTGGTTCCGCTTGCCAAAAGCTGACGCGCCGACCCCCGATCCCGAAGGGGGCGACGAACCGGTCGCGCCGCCCGCCCCGTGGCAGCAAAGGCTGCGCGATGCCTTGCGCGGTCTGCCGTGGCGGCGGATCGGCAAGTGGACCGGCATCGCCTTTGCCGGGCTGTTCGCCTTCGCGATCCTGTGGGCCAGTTGGGTCGCGCCGCCGTGGGGCGATATGCAGCCGCCGCGCAAGCCCAGCTTCCTCTACCTCGCCAGCGACGGAACCCCGATCGCGCGGCGCGGCACGCGCGAGGCACCGGTCGACGCCGCGACTTTGCCGGTCGAGGTGAAGGGCGCCTTCATCGCGATCGAGGATCGCCGCTTCGCCAGCCATATGGGCGTCGATCCGCGCGGGCTGATCCGCGCTTTCTGGCGCAACATGCGTGCGGGCGGCGTGGTGCAGGGCGGCTCCACGATCACGCAGCAGCTCGCCAAGACCGACTTTCTCACCTCGGACCGCAAGATCGGCCGCAAGGTGCAGGAATTCGTCCTCGCGCTCTGGCTCGACGCGTGGCTCAGCAAGGACGAGATTCTCTCGCGCTATCTGTCGTCCATCTATTTCGGCGACGGCGCTTATGGCCTGCGCGCCGCCGCGCATCATTATTTTCGCAAGAATCCCGAAAAGCTGAACGCGGCGCAGGCAGCGATGCTCGCGGGGATGGTGAAGGCGCCCAGCCGCCTCAACCCCGTCGGCAATCTGGAGGGCGCGCAGGCGCGGTCGAAACTGGTGCTGGCGGCGATGGCGGAGGAGGGGATGATCACCCCCGAAGAACTCGCCCGCATCCGGCCCGCCCGCCCCAATGTCGCGACCGACGAACTGCCCGCCGGCACCTATTTCGTCGACTGGGTCGCCCCGCAGATCGAGGAGCAGGCGCAGGAAGGGAAGGGCGAAGTCACCGTCCGCACCACGCTCGACCCCACCCTTCAAAAGGCCGCGGTCAAGGCGCTCACCAATATCCTCTCGCGCTGGGGCGGTGGCGTTCATGCCACGCAGGCCGCGCTCGTCGCGATGCGCCCCAATGGCGAGGTCGTCGCGCTGATCGGCGGGCGCAGCTACCGCGCGAGTCCCTTCAATCGCGCGACGCAGGCGAAGCGCCAGCCGGGATCGGCGTTCAAGCTGGCCGTCTATCTCGCGGCAATGGAGCGCGGCTATGGCCCCGACAGTCTGGTCGATAACAGCCGGCTGACGATCGACGGCTGGGAACCGCACAATTACGGCAATCGCTACGGCCCGCCGATCCCGATGCGCAGCGCCTTTGCCCAATCGAGCAATGTCGCGGCGGTGCGCGTGGCCGAAATGGTCGGGCGCAGCAACGTCGCCGATGCGGCCAAGCGGCTGGGCATCGGCTCCGAACTCGCCTCCGGCCCTTCGATGGCGCTGGGCGTGTCGGGCACGACGTTGATCGAACTCACCGCCGCTTATGCCGCGATTGCGGGCGGAACCTATCCGGTCGAACCCAGTGGCCTGGCCGAACGCACCCCGCGCCAGATCGCCCAACTCTATCCCGGCACGCGCGAAAAGATGCTCGATCTGCTGTGGAGCGCGACCAACCAGGGCACCGGCCGCGCCGCCGCATTGGGCATCCCCACCTTCGGCAAGACCGGCACGACCCAGAATCACCGCGACGCGCTCTATGTCGGGTTCGCCGGCGGGCTGGTGACGGGCGTGTGGGTCGGCAATGACGATAACAGCGCGATGCGCGGCGTGACGGGCGGGCAGCTTCCGGCCGAAATCTGGCGCAGCTTCATGAGCAATGCGCGCCTGCGCGAGGCCGATCTCGACATCCCCGAAGGTCTGCGCGCCGACATTGCCGCGCGGCAGGAGGCGATGCGCCTTGCCGCCGAACAGCGCGCGCTCGAGGCGCTCGAAGCCTTGGAGGAGGAAGAACAATCCCCCTTCGAACGCTTCATCGAAGGGCTGATCCCCGGCTTCCTGGGCGGCGGCAGGGACGATCGCCGTGATGATCGTGGCGACGGGCGCGAACGCCCGCGCGAGGACGACCCGCCCTTCGGCGAGTGATGCGATTGCGACGGCGGGAAAGGCCGTGGCGGACACGCCGGGAGTGTGCGCCGAGCGATGAATTGAGCCAGAAAACCCCGTATACCGGGCTATTTTGGCCTTGCGCTGGGGTACACGACACGGGTACACGGCGGGTACGCAGAGCAACCCGAAGGCTTCCTCATGGCATCCCGCAAGGCCCGTTTGGGGCAGTACCTCGAATGGCATCACGGGACCATCCGCGTGTCTCTCCCGGTGCCCAAGGCGCTGCAGGAGGTAGTCGGTGCAACGCGGCTCAAACGCTCCCTCGGAACGGATAGCCCTGCCAATGCGGAGCGGATCAAGCACGCGGTCATCCATGAGCTTAAAGGGCAATTCACGGCGGCCGAGAGGTCCGGCGGCGGGCTGACCAAAGAAGCCCTAGGATGGCGTAAAGACATCGCCTCAGCTGCATCGTCGCGAGAGCAGGACACGCTGTCTCTGCTGATGACCGATCGGGCTGAGGAACTTGAGAAGGAGCGCGGATGGAAGGCTGCGCAGCAGTTCTCCGAAATTGCCAGCGGGCTTGTGACGCCCATCGACACGATGCTGGAAAGCTACCTTGATGGCTGCGGGCTCGCCCCCCGGACCATCGATGGCATCCGCCGCACCGTGCGAGTCTATCAAGACTGGGCGGAAGCAAATGACGAACCTACGGCTGTCGAGCGGATCGACCGGAAGGTAGCGGGGCGTTTCGTTCAAGACCTGCTAAAGCGCATGGCGGTGCCGTCAGCGGCGACCTACACGAAGTTCCTGAGCGGGTACTGGGCGTTCTTGGATGGCAAAGGCTACGTCAGCGCGTCGCCCTGGGGGAATCAGTTCAAGGGCGTGGGCAAAACCCGCAAGCGCGTGTCGATGGTCATGGACACGGGCGGCAAGGGCGGCAAGCGACCCTATACGACGGAAGAGGTGGCCAAGCTCCTCTATGCGGAGCCGGTAGCTGAAACCGATGGGCGCTCGCTGGACCTAGCTTGGATCGGTGCCCTGTCTGGAATGCGGATCGAGGAGATTTGCGGCCTGAAGGTGCGAGACTGTGCCAACGGCTGGTTCGATGTGAACGCCGATGGGAAGGGAAAGACCGAGGCGGCGGCACGGCGCGTGCCCATCCATCCTCAGCTTGCCGCGATCATCACCCGCAGGAGCGCCTCGAAGAAGCCTACAGACTTCCTGATCGATGACCTGCCGAAGCCACCCGATGACTCCATCCGTGAGCGTTCTATGCCAGCGAGTAAGGCATACACCCGCTTTCGGCGGCGCGTTGGCGTTGATGAGCGAGTGGATGGCCAACGTCAGTCCAACGTCGATTTTCATAGCTGGCGGCGTTGGTTCATCCGCGAGGCGCGGGACGCGAAGGTCACCCTGTGGACGCTGGCTGACTTGGTCGGGCACGATACGGAAAGCCTGCCGGGTGGTCTGACGATGGGCCGCTATCCCGGCCGAGCAAGCGATGCGGATTTGATTGCTGCGGTCTCGGCGGTGACGATCCCGCCCGAAGCCTAGTGTGTCGGACGTAGGGCAGCACGAAGCGGCGTTGGGCGACGCGATGAGAGCGCCTTGCGAGGCCTCGCCGCCCGTTCGCAAGAGGCGCTATCGCCGTCGCCGACAGCTGGTCAAAATCTATGCCGCTCAGGGAGGCATCTGCGCAGGCTGCGGAATGTCGGTGCCAGACATTGACGATCAGCGCCGAAGCCATCCTGATGCCCCCACGTTCGACCATGTCACGTCCCGCGCACAAGGTGGCACCTACCACACGCTAAACGGCGTCATGAAACACCGACGCTGTAACGAGGATCGGGGAGATAGACAGCCGACCGGCTGCGACCTCATTTGGCAGGCGCTGATTGAAGTCAAGTTCGGCTGGGTTTACGCGGGGTCGCCTGCGAGTACCGACTTCGGCGCGTAGGTCGCGGATTGCAGTCCACAGGAGCTACGCCTTCGACGCCGCAGTGATCCCTCAGGATCGCGACGGGGTCACCATGATCGACGCTCGCCAGCTGCATGCGTGGCTGAAGGTCTCGACACCTGTGCATAAGTGGGTTGGCCGCCGGGTCGAAGAGTACGGGTTCGAAGACGGCACGGACTTTCGGACATCCGTGTCCAAAACCGGCGGCCGCCCCCGCACCGACTACCTGCTCACCGTCGACATGGCCAAGGAGCTGTCGATGGTGGAGCGCACCGAGCGTGGCCAAGCGACCCGCCGGTACTTCATCGAGATGGAGAAGGTGGCCCATCAGATGGCGCAGGAGCGCCTACCAACGTAATCCCCATGTTCACCTTCAACGGCACTCAGCTTCGCGGGGTGAAGATCGACGGCGAGCCGTGGTTCGTCGCGACTGACGCTTGCATCTGTCTCGGGCTGACGACGAGGGGCGGGACGACCCAGCACACGTGCCGCTTGGACAGAGATGAGAGGATGACGGTTCGTAAGGGGGGGCCGGGGAGAAACCCTTTACCCTGTCGTCGCCCACCTCTTCGGTAAGTTTGACAGTGTTCTATCTTTCGTATCCCGCCCCGGCCTGTTCAAGCTGATCGAGCGTTCGAACAAGGCCGGGGCGAAGCAGTTCAGCCGCTGGGTGCGCCACGAGGTGCTGCCGCAGGTGATGGACAACCCCACGCATGGGGAAGCACACAGCCGCAGGTGCAAAGCCTGTTCAGTGGCCGGAGACCCACCTCAGGGCGTGCTGACCGAAAATTGAGCCCTGAGCAGCGGGAGGCGAGGAAGGCGCTCTAGCATGGCTTAAAACAGCGTATAGCGGCATCCAATTGTGCCGCACTCCCGAACTAGGAAACGCTTTTCCGATGTTCCGGGCGAGGCACCTGAAGTGCCTCATCAAACCTCTGGAGAACCACATGGCTACCAACTTCACGACCGTCGCAGGCAGTTCGTTCGTTTCCAATGGCCTCATGGCGGTCGAAGTCCTCAAGTCCGCGAGCGATGCGCTGATCGAACTACAGGCCGCGTCCCAAAATCTGCTGACAATAGGCCGGGGCTCTGAAGAAGAGGACCTCGAACGCCAAGTGGCAATCGCAGAAAGTTTAACGTCGGCAATCGTGGAACTGCGTGGGTTGGTAGCAGCCTGCGGTGAGGCACTGCGCTAACGGTGAGGTTGTCTGGGCTTGCGCGGAGCGCGGCCCGGCACAGCCAGACGTTCTCACGTCCCGGTATCGGTCCTCGTCCAGCTTCGTGACCGACCGCTGTCCGGTCTACGACAACGATTAGGGACGATTGCAACGGAACACCCTTTCGCCCTTTCATCGAGCGATACAATCGGCCAGCATGGTGATCTGCCGAAAGTTGATATGATGGGATAATATGGACGATCAGGCCGAGGAAAAGCGCCGCGCGGAGATCAGGGAACTTGCCGAGCGGTTGCCGTATGCGAACGCCAATCCCGAGTATGTCGGCCATGAGCTGGCTGATTTGGTGAGAAAATTGCTGCGAGCGTCTACTTCACGGCAACCGCATGCGTCAGCTAGCGCAGCTGTGATGATGTTCGACCAGCTTGTTCAGCGCGTCGCCATGCTATCGAGGAGCGACCTTTACACTAGCTTCACTGTAGCGATTGACGAGCTTTCGCCGTCTCACCAGCGCGGCGGCAAACGGGATCTATGGACATCAGCTGCGGAGGACGGGGCGCGGTACTACGTCGAGCTTTCCTCCAAGGACAGTTTTGCGGCCGCCCGGTCCTCCAAGGCAGAGCTGAACTTTCGCGACAGTGTGCGACGGATTCACGCCAAGGACTGACAGGATGAGTGCTGCTCGATTAGGCCGCACTTTCGGAGGGTGGGATATACCTTAGGTGCGTATCCAGCTGGCGGCCCACCGAGCGTAGTCCGTCGGATCGGCGTTGTCCCTCAACTGGCATAGGGGGCGAGGCTGACGACGCCCAGAGAGCACCTAAGGCATCCAAGAGCGATCTGTGTGATGCTCGCGTGCAACGGCGTGCGCCAGACGTAAATGGTGCTGGTTGAGCCCCCGCGCGGCCGCCAGTTTGCGTTCCCGCGAATAGGCCGCACTCTCGGAGAGAGAAACGTTCTGCGGCTCGGTCTCCACCCTGACCACCGACGATCCCGAGGCACCCATGCGACCCCGCAAGACACCCCCAGTTTCCCTGCCGGATGGCTTCAAGTTCTGCTGGAGCTGCTCCTCGCCGAAGCCTCTGGTCGGCTTTGGTCGCGATGGGCGGCAGTGGGATCAGAAACGAGTGGCTTGCCGCTCCTGCGACAGCGCGGCGGGGGTGGAGCGCGCTCGGCGGCGTCGCCAACGGCTTCGATAATCGCCTGAGTTGGGTCTGGGACCGAGCGTCAACTCGGCCCCGTTCCCCACGTTTATTCTGCGCGGACAGACTGCTTTGCAGCGTTGAGAGTGATGAGGGCGGTCTGTTGCTCCAGCCTCGCCGTCTCAAGTGAAATGTAAGCGGCCAAGAGGCCGATTCCTGCTGCAAAGAGGGCTAGCACCCCACCGATTACCGGTGACGTGAGTAGTTGAAAAATCAGGGATAGTCCCCGGCTAGAGTACAATGGCCCACGACCATCGCGGGCATACGCACCTTACTTCCGTCGCATCGACCTTCAACCCGATGCCGCATCAACATCAAAACCGAACATGCTCCCCTGTCTCCGCTGCCGTCCCGGCGGCGCGATGGCGGCTGGGCGTTCAAGTAGGACATCTATGACAACCTCCCGAACTTCTCGTGCGGCGGCGATCAACGCCAAATGCCGCGAGTGCATCTACGACCGCCTGTCGGTCGGCAACTGGCGCGAACAGGTTGCTGCCTGCGCATCATCGAACTGCGCTCTTCACTCCGTTCGCCCCGTCCCCCGCAGTTGCGTCGTGGACGGTAGGTACGACCTCGCCGCCATCTCGGTCATCCGCGCCAAGCTCGACCGGGCGCTTAACTCCACCCGCATCCTGGACGTGACCCATGTTTAATCTCGCTGTCATCATCAGCTTCATCTCGGGTGCTGCACTGGCAGTTGGGGTGGTCGGTCTCGTTGCGGCATTCTGGCCGCGTCCCAAGCGGCGGTCGGGCGTTGCCGCTGATGAAGGCGCTACTCGGCAGAAGCTGCGTGAAGAGGCGCGCATCAGCGCAGCCGCTGGAGAGGTTGACCTGACGATCCACTCCGTGGGCATTGAGCAGCTCTTGTTCGATAGCGTCGAGCAGGCGAAGCACCGATGAACGACGTATCGCGTATCGACGCGCGGCTGACCACGCAAAGTCGCCCTGGCAAGAACTCAGACGGGATCATCCCAAGCCGCCGAAACACCACTGCGCCAGAGCTTCAGGTCTTCGCAGACCTGCGCAATGGTCGGCGGGGTGATGGTGGGGCTGAGGAACTCGTTCGGGTTCTCGGCGGTGTCTCGAAGGCGGCTGGAGCGGTCGGCGGGGCACTTCAGGAAACGCTCGTCCAGCGTCTTGAGCGGGAGGCGAAAGAGGACCGCGATCAGGCCAATGACGACGCCTTCAATGGCGTGGTGGACGATACGAAGATGGCCGAACATGCAGCCTACCGGAAGTGGCGCACAGATGGATTGATGTCAGAAGAGCTGGTCAACGTCACCAGCGCGATCAAGACTGACATCGCGGCTCTCGCCAACTCAGGCGAGCCTTACGACATCGAAGACGCTCGCGAGATTATCCGGCGGCACCATCAAGGTATCTTTGTTGACCCTGAGACTGGCGCGACACGCAATGTCAGGCTTTTCACCACGGAAGGTCGAGCCAAAGCCGCATCTCACATGGCGCAGCTATCGCAGGAGCTGCTTCCTCAGGTTGCAGAGAATATGCGGCAGGAGGAAGCGTCGCAGGCGCTCAACCGCGCCATCGCGGGGTCTATCGACCTGAAGCCCGCAGGTGGCGCGTATGATGTCGACGCATTCGTCAAAAGCCTGCCGCCACAGATCAACAAGACCGCTGCCATCGGCGAATGGGTCACGGCAGTGGTCGCCCGCGCAAAGCAAGACGAGAACCTTGAGGGTCTCCTCGATCTGATCGAGCGGAAGAAAGAAGACGGCAAAACGCCGCTCTTCGGCGCACGGGTGACGGCGCAGCTTCGAATGGCAGCGGAAGCTGTCGAGGATGCCCGCGAGGAGCGTATCACCCGCGAGCGTACTGACCGCTGGGAAGAAGGGGCCAACGCCCTCTACTCTCGCATGGTTTCGGGCAATAAGCCTTCGGTTGGCGAGATTGGCCAGATGATCGAGCGCGGCGATATCGCACCCTCGGTCGGCCTTTCGATGAAGAACCATCTTGAGAGCGAAGCCCGCGAGGCCGCTTCGCGCCGCCGCTCCGCTCTGGCCGACCAACAGGACCGCCGGGACGCAGAAGTCGCCGTTGGGATTACGTCCCTCGCGATCAACTGGAAGCTTGGGAACGGGCCGATGAACTCGGAGGCGTTCGGCAAGGAAATCGAGAGGCTACAGCGCCGGGGCGATCTAGGTGGCGGGAAGGCGGTCGCGAGCCACATGGGCGCGCTCTTTAGCGCGTACCGCGACGGCCTGACGACTATCAACAATCGACCCGATGTCCGTGGCTACGGCCAGAGCGTAGCCGAATGGGCGCGACGGCAGGGACCGGGGGCGCTCCTATCAAACCCCAAGGGCGACCCTGTGTTCGTTCAAGAAGCCCTCTCGCAATACCACGACCTAGTCTTCGACGAGGGCAAGCGCCCAGCCGAAGCCGCCCGCATCGTGAAGAACCAGAAGCTGCCTTCGGCCACTTCGGTCGATAGCCGCATCGCCGCGCTCGAAGCGCGTCGTAAACAGCAACAAGGGAAGTAGCATGACGTGGACCTCTGCCGATGAGCGAGAGTATCAAGGTCTCCTTCGGCAGCGGCGTCTGATCGAAGCGAGGCAGCACGGCGACGCCGCACTCGCGCAAGCCAACGCCTCGCGCGCGACACCTGCCGCCAAGGAAGGCTTCTCCCTCTGGCGCGCAGGTGTGGGCGCGGTGCGCGACGCTGCGCAGGGTGCCATCGACTTCGTTGACGACGCAGGTGACTACCTTGCCGAGAAGACCAACGCCCCCAGCCTTGTGCTGGGCAAGCTCGCCACGAACGGCGTGGCTGAGGTGGTCCGCTGGGACGAATACCAGCGCCGCACGGCGGCGGTCGGCGGCGACTTCATGGATGCCAAGCTCCCGCAGCCTCGCGGCTCAGAGAACGCGGGGACCGCTGAAAAGGTAGTCCGAGGCATCGGCTCGTTCGTCGTGCCCTTCACTGCGGCGATGCGGACGATGCGCGGGGTCGAGGCTGTCACCACGGTTGGTAAGGCAGCCAAGGCCGTTGCAGCGGGCACTGTCGCCAACCTCGCTAACGTCGATCCAGCGGCGAACAATCTCGCAGGAATTCTTCGGGACACCTTCAACATCGATAGCGAGACCCTCGACTTCCTAGCGGCGCATAACGACGAAGACGGCATCACCACTCGCGTCAAGGCAGCGGTGACGAACCTACCGCTGGACATCGGTATGGAAGCCGCGATGGCTGCGGGTGGCGCTGCCTTCCGCATGTATCGCGACCTTCGCTCTGTCAGTGCCGAAAGCCGCGCGCTGGTGGAGGCGGCTCAGTCCGACCTCACGATCAAGCGGACGCTGGCGGATGCCCGCGCGGACCTCGGGGATAGCCCCGTGCGACTGCCGGGAGGTGAGCGCCCGGCGGATCAGGTCGGCGCGGTGTCAGTGCCCAAGGGTGCCAATGATGTCGATGCTCCGGCGAAGGCTGGGGCGGGACCGAAGGCGGTCGAACCTGCAGTCCAGGCGGTGCCTCCTTCGGGGAATGCGGATGCTCCTCCGGTGCTCCCAATGGCCACCGAGGGAGCCTCTACGGCCGACGCAGCGCGGATGGTCCCAGCACCGAAGCGGATCGAGACCCTCGACGACTTCATGGACTATGCGAAGGGCGTGGTCGGCAATGTTACTGACCCTGCCGAACTCGACCGGCTGGCGACCGCCTTGGTCGAGAACCCGCACAACGCGCTCGACCAACTCGGCATCGATCCCCTGAAACTCAACTACGAGCTGCTCGACGACCCGACGAAGCTGATCGCGATCCAAGACAGCCTTGGGACGCTGCTCGATGGCATCACCCAGAAAACGGGCCGCACGGGCATCCACGTCACCAACGCTGAGACCATCAAGTCAGCGCGTGCGCTCGCCATGTCGCCCCGTGTCCTCATGGGGGTCATGCAGAACACCGCCGGTCTGGCGGGTAAGCTCACGGGCGCGCGTATTATCGTTGGTCAGCATGCTCACAAGCTGCTGGGTAGCGTTGACGAAGCCATCGCTGAGATGGCGGCGGGATCGGCGGGCAAAGCCTACAACCAGTTCCTCGAAGACCTCCACCGCCACGCTCACCTGCTGGGTGTCCTTCGGGGCGCTGGCAGTGAGGTCGGTCGGGCTCTCCAATCGCTGCAGATGCGGATGGAGGTCACAAAGGCCGGAAAAGTCGTCACAGCGCAGGCTTCCGACGCGTTGGCGAAGGCTCGGGCACTTGCCGCTAGGGACGCGGCGCGTGATGCGCGCGTTGCAGCAAAACAGGCCGAAAAACAGGCCGCCAAGGATGCGAAGGACGCCGCCCGTGCCGCGAAGGAAGTGGATCAGTCTGCTCCCGAGGTGATCGAGTTCCTAGAGAAGCTCTCCCAGCATGAGCTGGACAGTGCAGCTCTGGGAGACATCGCGACCAAGCACGGCCTCGAACCGCGTGCAGTGGCCAAGCAGCTCGGTCTCGATTGGAAGCAGCTCGACACGATGGAGAAGGCGCAGAAGGCGTACACGGACCTGTTTCAGGACGTCGCGACGGATGCGGGCAAGCTCCGCCTGTTGAACCAACTGAAGGAGGTGAAGGGTGACCTTCCGGCCCTCTCGCGGATCATTAAGGTCCGCAATGGCAATGCCCTGAATAGGGCTGACGCCGCCGTTCGGGACACCATCGGCAACCTCTTCTCGACAGGGACCGCCTACTTCAACGTCCTGTCGGGCGCGACCCAGCTCGGGTTGAAGTCGATGACCCACCTCCTCGCATCGACCGGCCACATGGCCATGTCGAGGCTGGGGCTGGGCGGTGACAACGCGCTCGCAGCGCGGGTGCATCTCCTGAAGAGCTGGGCGAACGTCCACGCTCCGATGGTCGCCTTCACCGACGCCATGACGAACACTTGGAAGCTCCTCCAGAAGGAAGGGCTGAACGAACTCGCGGCCCTGTCGGACACGGCAGGCTTCGAGGCGTTCGCCAAGCGCGCCCAGGCGGCGTCCATCAAGGCGGGTGACGGAGTGGTGCGAGGTGTCGTGCGCGACGAAACCCGGCAGGGCTTCGGCTGGTACGTCAGC
Protein-coding sequences here:
- a CDS encoding transglycosylase domain-containing protein yields the protein MPKADAPTPDPEGGDEPVAPPAPWQQRLRDALRGLPWRRIGKWTGIAFAGLFAFAILWASWVAPPWGDMQPPRKPSFLYLASDGTPIARRGTREAPVDAATLPVEVKGAFIAIEDRRFASHMGVDPRGLIRAFWRNMRAGGVVQGGSTITQQLAKTDFLTSDRKIGRKVQEFVLALWLDAWLSKDEILSRYLSSIYFGDGAYGLRAAAHHYFRKNPEKLNAAQAAMLAGMVKAPSRLNPVGNLEGAQARSKLVLAAMAEEGMITPEELARIRPARPNVATDELPAGTYFVDWVAPQIEEQAQEGKGEVTVRTTLDPTLQKAAVKALTNILSRWGGGVHATQAALVAMRPNGEVVALIGGRSYRASPFNRATQAKRQPGSAFKLAVYLAAMERGYGPDSLVDNSRLTIDGWEPHNYGNRYGPPIPMRSAFAQSSNVAAVRVAEMVGRSNVADAAKRLGIGSELASGPSMALGVSGTTLIELTAAYAAIAGGTYPVEPSGLAERTPRQIAQLYPGTREKMLDLLWSATNQGTGRAAALGIPTFGKTGTTQNHRDALYVGFAGGLVTGVWVGNDDNSAMRGVTGGQLPAEIWRSFMSNARLREADLDIPEGLRADIAARQEAMRLAAEQRALEALEALEEEEQSPFERFIEGLIPGFLGGGRDDRRDDRGDGRERPREDDPPFGE
- a CDS encoding HNH endonuclease; the protein is MRAPCEASPPVRKRRYRRRRQLVKIYAAQGGICAGCGMSVPDIDDQRRSHPDAPTFDHVTSRAQGGTYHTLNGVMKHRRCNEDRGDRQPTGCDLIWQALIEVKFGWVYAGSPASTDFGA
- a CDS encoding acyl-CoA thioesterase → MTGSLTMDWDFSTRRLGFRPDGTPIAGGIAPDRRFRATFRVEPQHIDEMGHVNNAVWLLWLQDIAAAHWYAAARDEDRDRLVGIVLKHEIDYRANVGVGAEIIVETWIDGLPQGLRCTRMARFTDATGKLLVSTTSQWGMLDRETGRLARIGADVVTPFLPLAGAGDPS
- a CDS encoding DUF6538 domain-containing protein translates to MASRKARLGQYLEWHHGTIRVSLPVPKALQEVVGATRLKRSLGTDSPANAERIKHAVIHELKGQFTAAERSGGGLTKEALGWRKDIASAASSREQDTLSLLMTDRAEELEKERGWKAAQQFSEIASGLVTPIDTMLESYLDGCGLAPRTIDGIRRTVRVYQDWAEANDEPTAVERIDRKVAGRFVQDLLKRMAVPSAATYTKFLSGYWAFLDGKGYVSASPWGNQFKGVGKTRKRVSMVMDTGGKGGKRPYTTEEVAKLLYAEPVAETDGRSLDLAWIGALSGMRIEEICGLKVRDCANGWFDVNADGKGKTEAAARRVPIHPQLAAIITRRSASKKPTDFLIDDLPKPPDDSIRERSMPASKAYTRFRRRVGVDERVDGQRQSNVDFHSWRRWFIREARDAKVTLWTLADLVGHDTESLPGGLTMGRYPGRASDADLIAAVSAVTIPPEA
- a CDS encoding antA/AntB antirepressor family protein — protein: MIDARQLHAWLKVSTPVHKWVGRRVEEYGFEDGTDFRTSVSKTGGRPRTDYLLTVDMAKELSMVERTERGQATRRYFIEMEKVAHQMAQERLPT
- the cobW gene encoding cobalamin biosynthesis protein CobW; translation: MSKIPATVITGFLGAGKTTLIRHLLQNAKGRRLALVINEFGDVGVDGELVKGCNDEACPEDDIVELANGCICCTVADDFLPTMMKLLDRPNPPEHIIIETSGLALPKPLVKAFQWPDIRTRATVDGVVALIDADAVAAGRFATDEAALAAARAADPTLDHDSPLEELFEEQLACADMVVLNKTDLVSADALAGVEQQVGAETRPGVKIVRADHGAVDIAALLGITAAAEDDLDSRKSHIDDGEEHDHDDFDSFVQTGGEVTDLDALLGTMADVIAKHDVLRIKGMVAVAGKPSRLIIQAVGPRIQHFYDRAWKGDEARKTSLVVIGQKGLDRAAIEAELGAAIA